The nucleotide sequence ATCATAGTTATTCCAGTCGTAGTAATAATCTCTAAGGTTAGCGGTTTGGGCTAAGGCGATGGGAAGGTTGCTTGGGATTTGCGCCGTAAGATAAATATCCATGGATTGGATAGTTAACCAGTTATCAGGCAATAACAGGGTTTGAATTTCAAATAAGGCATTCATTATTAAGAAATTGTGTTTGAACAAGTTCTTTTGTGGGTCGCTATCAAGTTCATGTAGAAGCCCTTGCTGACTGAGTTCTGCTGCCAGCGAGTGAATCTTCCAGTGTTGATTGGTGGACTTAAGTAGGCTTAATAGCGGCCAAATCAACGGGTTTTCTTGGGGTAACGCCGTCTCATGAGGCAGAGTCACCTGACTTGTGGGTTCCAACAGCATAGCTAAGCACCTGACGACCTAAGATGGATTAACTATGCCATAGGCTTGGAAATGCGCAAATCAGTAAAAAGAATGAGGCTAGGCGCTAGGGCTAAATCTCAGTGAATAATTTGGCTTGAGCCAAGCGCGATTTAGGCAGTTTGGCATTAAAATCGTCGCTGCTGCGATAGCCTAGTGCTACCATGACGGTGGCGCCAAAACCTTTATCTCGTAAACCTAATTGCTGATTTAAGATAGCAGGATCAAAGCCTTCAATCGGACAGGCATCTATGCCCATCATAGCCGCGCCCAATAACAAGGTGCCGAGGGCTAAATACACTTGCTTATCCACCCAGTGTTGGCAGTCTTTTAGCTCGTGATTATGCATACCCACAAAGAAG is from Shewanella sp. SNU WT4 and encodes:
- a CDS encoding DNA-J related domain-containing protein, producing MLLEPTSQVTLPHETALPQENPLIWPLLSLLKSTNQHWKIHSLAAELSQQGLLHELDSDPQKNLFKHNFLIMNALFEIQTLLLPDNWLTIQSMDIYLTAQIPSNLPIALAQTANLRDYYYDWNNYDTCANVVRQMLESFWNKYQNYMGFDQQPLEKIAALAVLELPSNANARDIRKQWRKLALQWHPDRQGGNAARFRQVCEAWQSLR